The following proteins are encoded in a genomic region of Mycoplasma sp. NEAQ87857:
- a CDS encoding ROK family protein: MKLNKQNNNLAAIDVGGTNTRFALFDDQGKISLKEKTATDYHNSLNTLNWMVDLLNKFNINKLALCIPGPSDYINGIVLKSPNLGATWDNLDVKKYLLDHTNVQEIIFENDANAMAYANHKINHLTKDQISQFFTISTGFGAGLVINDQVYHGNNYYAQEIAQLPLATKAFYGEHRLKNPYALELHCSGSGIEAKAKHYQIGNNAKDVFDQIETNEIAKEIVAQAKEVLTRIFATCAALNAPHYFFVGGSLALAQKDLVLQAFEEAKSLSDFNHFNGIKLVFDTMGDDSALYGLYYLINGK; encoded by the coding sequence ATGAAACTAAATAAACAAAATAACAATCTTGCTGCTATTGATGTTGGCGGAACCAATACTAGATTTGCTTTATTTGATGATCAAGGTAAAATTTCATTAAAAGAAAAAACTGCAACTGATTATCATAATAGTTTAAATACTTTAAATTGAATGGTTGATTTATTAAATAAATTTAATATTAATAAACTAGCTTTATGTATTCCTGGACCTAGTGATTATATAAATGGTATTGTGCTTAAAAGTCCTAACCTAGGTGCTACTTGAGATAATTTAGATGTTAAAAAATACCTTTTAGATCATACTAATGTTCAAGAAATTATTTTTGAAAATGATGCTAATGCAATGGCTTATGCTAATCATAAAATTAATCATTTAACTAAAGATCAAATTTCACAATTTTTTACTATTTCTACAGGATTTGGAGCAGGATTAGTAATTAATGACCAAGTGTATCATGGGAATAATTATTATGCTCAAGAAATAGCTCAATTACCTTTAGCGACTAAAGCTTTTTACGGTGAACATCGCTTAAAAAACCCTTATGCTTTAGAACTTCATTGTTCTGGTAGTGGTATTGAAGCAAAAGCTAAACATTATCAAATAGGAAATAATGCTAAAGATGTATTTGATCAAATTGAAACTAATGAAATTGCTAAAGAAATAGTAGCTCAAGCAAAAGAAGTATTAACACGAATCTTTGCAACTTGTGCTGCATTAAATGCTCCTCATTACTTTTTTGTTGGTGGAAGCTTAGCTTTAGCTCAAAAAGATCTGGTATTACAAGCTTTTGAAGAAGCTAAATCATTAAGTGATTTTAATCATTTTAACGGAATTAAATTAGTATTTGACACAATGGGTGATGATAGTGCTTTATATGGGTTATATTATTTAATTAATGGTAAATAA
- the pyk gene encoding pyruvate kinase, with protein MKITDKRTKLVATIGPSSDNYDTMRALVENGVTCIRANFSHGSFEEQGNKFALAKKVSQELRIPVSLLLDTKGPEIRVGKMKDGAQVVSAGSEVLIHTTQDKYLNLEGTSTEISVAYDMSLDLAVGNQVLLDDGKLSTVVTEVGKGYVKVKAENTHKLKTNKRINLPGVDFTLPFLAEKDINDVKFGITQGINYVAASFVNSARNVNELRQLLNENGGEHIQIISKIESHLGCQNIDEIIEASDAIMVARGDLGLEIPYYDVPYYEKKMIRKCREAGKPVIVATQMLDSMENSPHPTRAEVTDVYYAVELGADSTMLSGESANGNFPVESVKTMTAISKRAEKEFYGRNYYPIQLEKVWENSDQKDKRTKIAYEIAQKAMFGDYKFVVALSRTGALLKQVAKFRPNSLIIGVVNDPKMIKAFGVYSSVFASVDSEALFSVIKEDHAKAVEALIPYGVQKGDKFLVVENEKFTEHEVQ; from the coding sequence ATGAAAATTACAGACAAAAGAACAAAATTAGTCGCAACTATCGGACCTTCAAGTGATAATTACGACACAATGCGTGCACTTGTGGAAAACGGTGTTACATGTATTAGAGCCAATTTTAGCCACGGTTCATTCGAAGAACAAGGAAACAAATTCGCTTTAGCTAAAAAAGTTTCTCAAGAACTTAGAATTCCAGTTTCTTTATTATTAGATACTAAAGGACCTGAAATTCGTGTTGGAAAAATGAAAGATGGAGCTCAAGTAGTTTCAGCTGGATCAGAAGTATTAATTCACACAACACAAGATAAATACTTAAACTTAGAAGGAACTTCTACAGAAATTTCTGTTGCTTATGATATGTCATTAGACTTAGCTGTTGGAAATCAAGTTTTATTAGATGATGGAAAACTTTCAACAGTTGTAACAGAAGTTGGTAAAGGATATGTAAAAGTTAAAGCAGAAAACACACACAAACTTAAAACTAACAAACGTATTAACCTTCCAGGTGTAGATTTCACACTTCCATTCTTAGCAGAAAAAGACATTAACGACGTTAAATTCGGTATTACTCAAGGAATTAACTATGTTGCTGCATCATTTGTCAATTCAGCAAGAAATGTTAATGAATTAAGACAACTTTTAAACGAAAATGGTGGAGAACACATTCAAATTATTTCTAAAATTGAATCACACTTAGGATGCCAAAACATCGATGAAATTATTGAAGCATCAGATGCAATTATGGTTGCTAGAGGGGATTTAGGATTAGAAATTCCTTACTACGATGTTCCTTACTATGAAAAGAAAATGATCAGAAAATGTCGTGAAGCTGGAAAACCAGTTATTGTTGCTACACAAATGTTAGACTCAATGGAAAACTCACCACATCCTACTAGAGCTGAAGTTACTGACGTTTATTACGCTGTTGAATTAGGAGCTGATTCAACAATGCTTTCAGGAGAAAGTGCAAACGGAAACTTCCCTGTAGAATCAGTTAAAACAATGACTGCTATTTCAAAACGTGCTGAAAAAGAATTCTATGGAAGAAATTACTACCCAATTCAATTAGAAAAAGTTTGAGAAAACTCAGACCAAAAAGATAAAAGAACAAAAATCGCTTACGAAATTGCTCAAAAAGCAATGTTTGGTGATTACAAATTTGTTGTTGCTCTTTCAAGAACTGGTGCTTTATTAAAACAAGTTGCTAAATTCCGTCCAAACTCATTAATCATTGGGGTTGTAAATGATCCAAAAATGATTAAAGCATTTGGAGTTTACTCATCAGTGTTTGCTTCGGTTGATTCAGAAGCTTTATTCTCAGTAATTAAAGAAGATCACGCTAAAGCTGTTGAAGCTTTAATTCCTTATGGAGTTCAAAAAGGTGATAAATTCTTAGTTGTTGAAAATGAAAAATTCACAGAACACGAAGTTCAATAA
- a CDS encoding MAG1430 family protein translates to MNKKWLKPFLLVSTSVALIAPIAAVGVLIKNNIDHRNKIADIKKQFEQFELHSTNSFNEKKSKYLPSQFQGVLVSDVQLIGEVKYNQLILKRDFDWKQQVFIQNAVLDQAQLEQRQFYVQSKNGKLYNSLASFYDKGLEQLRNNTSVNVYANDLKGELIVSLRLLLPDNKTTINKEFIIEGFKKLNNSNDQVSLKDLENTIYDALVNYDKVMVKNTGFSKYTSGDKLIEEYNDPKNNNDNWKQEFNKSILSITPDINVMKVENWNFPIEFNYDNATKVLTLNFTVPYVIEVRSALKNDLTKVVLVKTNHSYIKTYTFK, encoded by the coding sequence ATGAATAAAAAATGATTAAAACCTTTTTTATTAGTTTCAACATCAGTTGCTTTAATAGCACCTATTGCAGCTGTTGGTGTTTTAATTAAAAATAATATTGATCACCGTAATAAAATAGCTGATATTAAAAAACAATTTGAACAATTTGAATTACACTCAACTAATTCTTTTAATGAAAAGAAATCAAAATACTTACCTTCACAATTTCAAGGTGTTTTAGTATCTGATGTTCAACTTATTGGTGAAGTTAAATACAATCAATTAATTTTAAAAAGAGATTTTGATTGAAAACAACAAGTTTTTATACAAAATGCTGTGTTAGATCAAGCTCAATTAGAACAAAGACAATTTTATGTACAATCTAAAAATGGCAAATTATATAACTCTTTAGCTAGTTTTTATGATAAAGGATTAGAACAATTAAGAAATAATACATCAGTTAATGTTTATGCAAATGACCTTAAAGGAGAATTAATTGTTTCATTAAGATTATTACTTCCTGATAATAAAACAACAATTAATAAAGAATTTATTATTGAAGGATTTAAAAAGCTTAATAATTCTAATGATCAAGTATCATTAAAAGATTTAGAAAACACTATATATGATGCATTGGTTAATTATGACAAAGTAATGGTTAAAAATACCGGATTTAGCAAATATACTTCAGGTGATAAATTAATCGAAGAATACAATGATCCTAAAAATAATAATGATAATTGAAAACAAGAGTTCAATAAATCAATCTTAAGCATTACTCCAGATATTAATGTTATGAAAGTAGAAAATTGAAACTTTCCTATTGAATTTAACTATGATAATGCCACTAAAGTATTAACTCTTAATTTCACTGTTCCGTATGTAATTGAAGTAAGATCTGCTTTAAAAAATGATTTAACAAAAGTTGTTTTAGTTAAAACAAATCACAGTTATATAAAAACATACACCTTTAAATAA
- the yihA gene encoding ribosome biogenesis GTP-binding protein YihA/YsxC — protein MFKFIKSSTNKDNWYQNDGVEIAFWGRSNVGKSSLLNALTMNKKIARVSKTPGRTQLLNFFGDEQNRIFVDLPGYGYAKLSNANKEKMNQMIAEYLENRQELITLYLLIDARHGITKIDFEVINYLQSMELSFVLVYTKMDKLKQKEKSKLLKEIKTQHKEHNINEYFLVSSETNLNINELRNQIYQKLGENYE, from the coding sequence ATGTTTAAATTTATTAAATCATCCACTAATAAGGATAATTGATATCAAAATGATGGTGTAGAAATTGCTTTTTGAGGTAGATCCAATGTTGGAAAAAGTTCATTATTAAATGCTTTAACAATGAATAAAAAAATAGCAAGAGTTTCTAAAACTCCAGGTCGAACCCAATTATTAAATTTCTTTGGTGATGAGCAAAATCGGATCTTTGTGGATCTTCCAGGTTATGGATATGCAAAATTATCTAATGCTAATAAAGAAAAAATGAACCAAATGATTGCTGAATATTTAGAAAATCGCCAAGAATTAATTACTTTATATTTATTAATTGATGCTCGTCATGGAATTACCAAAATTGATTTTGAAGTAATAAATTATTTACAATCAATGGAATTGTCTTTTGTTTTAGTCTATACCAAGATGGATAAACTAAAACAAAAAGAAAAGTCAAAATTATTAAAAGAAATTAAAACACAACACAAGGAACATAATATTAATGAATATTTCTTAGTTTCTAGTGAAACTAATTTAAATATTAATGAATTAAGAAATCAAATTTACCAAAAACTAGGAGAAAATTATGAATAA
- a CDS encoding acetate/propionate family kinase produces MFQSKILVINAGSSSIKLSLFLKDNFLNIASGIAERIGLDNGLITIKFNGQKHTKEVNMPNHEVAVESVYQLMQEINLIQDKDEISNIGFRVVQGGTYFEDTTKITQKEIDIISKCSIYAPLHNPGAVQAMLGFQKVFPKALLSADFDTAFHTTINKINHSYALPKQLVEQFDIKKYGMHGISHQYITSKLASILNQDKVTFVNMHLGNGASVCAVKDSLSFDTSMGLTPLAGVMMGTRSGDIDPAIHQFVMNQTQMDIDQFTNLLNKESGLLGVSGLSSDMRDLRQAMAQGNEDAKFAIDLFAQKIADYVANYANKIGGNPNALVFTAGIGENDYSIRENIINRLYFKNIKIDPELNMMDFDDYKKISTSDSEVDVYVIRTNEELVIAQNAAKIYKSN; encoded by the coding sequence ATGTTTCAAAGCAAAATTTTAGTAATCAATGCAGGAAGTAGTTCAATTAAACTTAGTTTATTTTTAAAAGATAATTTTTTAAATATAGCTTCAGGAATCGCTGAAAGAATAGGTTTAGATAATGGTTTAATTACTATTAAATTTAATGGTCAAAAACACACCAAAGAAGTAAATATGCCAAATCATGAAGTAGCCGTAGAATCAGTTTATCAATTAATGCAAGAAATTAATTTAATTCAAGATAAAGATGAAATATCAAATATTGGATTTAGAGTTGTTCAAGGTGGAACTTATTTTGAAGATACTACTAAAATAACTCAAAAAGAGATTGATATTATTTCAAAATGTTCAATATATGCACCTTTACATAATCCAGGAGCTGTACAAGCAATGTTAGGATTTCAAAAAGTATTTCCTAAAGCTTTATTAAGTGCAGATTTTGATACTGCTTTTCATACCACTATCAATAAAATCAATCATAGCTATGCTTTACCTAAGCAATTAGTGGAGCAATTTGATATTAAAAAATATGGAATGCATGGAATTAGTCATCAATATATCACTAGTAAATTAGCAAGTATTTTAAACCAAGATAAAGTTACTTTTGTTAATATGCATTTAGGTAATGGAGCTAGTGTTTGTGCAGTTAAAGATTCATTATCGTTTGATACTTCTATGGGTCTTACACCACTAGCTGGAGTTATGATGGGAACAAGATCAGGAGATATAGATCCAGCAATTCATCAATTTGTGATGAATCAAACTCAAATGGATATTGATCAATTTACCAATTTATTAAATAAAGAAAGTGGTTTATTAGGTGTTTCAGGTCTTTCAAGTGATATGAGAGATTTAAGACAAGCAATGGCTCAAGGAAATGAAGATGCTAAGTTTGCCATTGATTTATTTGCTCAAAAAATTGCAGATTATGTAGCAAATTATGCTAATAAAATTGGTGGAAATCCTAATGCATTAGTTTTTACAGCAGGAATTGGTGAAAATGATTATTCAATTAGAGAAAATATTATCAATCGCTTATATTTTAAAAATATTAAAATAGATCCTGAATTAAATATGATGGATTTTGATGATTATAAAAAAATATCAACCAGTGATAGTGAAGTTGATGTTTATGTAATTAGAACTAATGAAGAATTAGTGATTGCTCAAAATGCAGCAAAAATATACAAAAGCAATTAA
- a CDS encoding MAG6790 family protein, translated as MYKYKAKLLSHGDIVAQANTLEELEGLIKGYRRGQKHGEHTNANEKIQIVHVERNNLEGKKGSKEVIVKVV; from the coding sequence ATGTACAAATATAAAGCAAAATTATTATCTCATGGTGATATTGTAGCTCAAGCTAATACACTAGAAGAATTAGAAGGTTTAATTAAAGGATATCGTCGTGGGCAAAAGCATGGTGAACACACTAATGCTAATGAAAAAATTCAAATTGTTCACGTTGAAAGAAATAACTTGGAAGGTAAAAAAGGTTCAAAAGAAGTTATTGTAAAAGTTGTATAA
- the thiI gene encoding tRNA uracil 4-sulfurtransferase ThiI, protein MYQDKILIRFGELVLKKKNRKTFINQLSNNIYHIVGEKPEVAYDRMYLTYSEHNYNKLNYVFGISSYSRVKMVKNDIQIFKDTVLSLVKPNVKTFKIAARRNNKNFIHTSDEINHILGGHVLKNTELKVDVKNPDQVFYVEVRKDFTYIFSNYTPGLGGLPVGVSGKVLHLISGGFDSPVAAFQMMKRGLKVDFLTFITPPQTDQKTIDKITNLVKTLNNYQVNSNLIIANYAKLMNYISFVSKESYKITLMRRSFYRIASKIANKYDQLAISNGDNLGQVASQTLESLSVIGQASKLQILRPLLTFDKVQIIDMAKAINTHDISIIQANETCELFAPKQPITKPKLSEALRLEEELNQLQTLEQDLLDNELQIIRFKKEDLI, encoded by the coding sequence ATGTATCAAGATAAAATACTAATTAGATTTGGAGAGTTAGTTTTAAAGAAAAAAAATCGTAAAACTTTTATTAATCAACTTTCAAATAACATTTACCACATTGTTGGTGAAAAACCTGAAGTAGCATATGATAGAATGTACTTAACTTATTCAGAGCATAATTACAATAAATTAAACTATGTTTTTGGTATTAGTTCATATTCAAGAGTAAAAATGGTGAAAAATGACATCCAAATATTCAAAGACACTGTATTAAGTTTAGTTAAACCAAATGTAAAAACTTTTAAAATTGCTGCAAGAAGAAATAATAAAAACTTCATTCACACTTCAGATGAAATCAACCATATTCTTGGTGGTCATGTTTTAAAAAATACTGAATTAAAAGTTGATGTAAAAAATCCAGATCAAGTTTTTTATGTTGAAGTTAGAAAAGATTTTACATACATTTTTAGCAACTACACTCCTGGATTAGGTGGATTACCCGTTGGTGTTAGTGGTAAAGTATTACACCTAATTTCAGGTGGTTTTGATTCTCCTGTTGCGGCTTTTCAAATGATGAAAAGAGGTTTAAAAGTAGATTTTTTAACTTTTATCACTCCACCTCAAACAGATCAGAAAACAATAGATAAAATTACTAATTTAGTTAAAACATTAAATAATTACCAAGTTAATTCCAATTTAATCATTGCTAATTATGCAAAATTAATGAATTATATTTCATTTGTTTCAAAAGAGTCATATAAGATTACTTTAATGAGACGTAGTTTTTACCGTATAGCATCAAAAATAGCTAATAAATATGATCAATTAGCTATTTCTAATGGTGATAACTTAGGTCAAGTTGCAAGTCAAACTTTAGAATCGTTATCAGTTATTGGTCAAGCAAGTAAATTACAAATTCTTAGACCTTTATTAACATTTGATAAAGTACAAATTATTGATATGGCTAAAGCTATTAACACTCATGATATTTCAATAATTCAAGCAAACGAAACTTGTGAATTATTCGCTCCTAAACAACCAATTACAAAACCAAAATTATCAGAAGCTTTAAGATTAGAGGAAGAATTAAACCAATTACAAACCTTAGAGCAAGATTTATTAGACAATGAATTACAAATAATAAGATTTAAAAAAGAAGATTTAATTTAA
- the rplK gene encoding 50S ribosomal protein L11 codes for MAKKEIQRIAKLQFPAGQAKPGPALAGVGVNMPEFTRAFNDATRDRGNEPVPVQITVYKDKTFEFKLFTAPASYKIKQAAKISSGAANAKTTIVATISRDQLREIAEYKLPDLNTDDIDAAMATIAGTAKQMGVLIEGYDDIFKAKAAAKKAAKEATIAAAKEAELDAALETLHETKGQGIEINTISDEEEGEE; via the coding sequence ATGGCAAAAAAAGAAATTCAAAGAATTGCTAAATTGCAATTCCCTGCCGGACAAGCTAAGCCCGGACCTGCTCTTGCTGGTGTTGGTGTTAATATGCCCGAATTTACTAGAGCATTTAACGATGCAACTAGAGATAGAGGAAACGAACCAGTTCCTGTACAAATTACAGTTTATAAAGATAAAACATTCGAATTCAAATTATTTACAGCTCCTGCTTCATACAAAATTAAGCAAGCTGCAAAAATTAGTTCAGGAGCAGCAAATGCTAAAACTACAATTGTTGCTACAATTTCAAGAGATCAATTAAGAGAAATTGCTGAATATAAATTACCAGATTTAAACACAGATGATATTGATGCTGCTATGGCTACAATTGCTGGAACAGCAAAACAAATGGGTGTTTTAATCGAAGGATACGATGATATCTTTAAAGCTAAAGCTGCTGCTAAAAAAGCTGCTAAAGAAGCAACAATTGCTGCTGCTAAAGAAGCTGAATTAGATGCTGCTTTAGAAACATTACACGAAACAAAAGGTCAAGGTATTGAAATAAATACAATTAGCGATGAGGAAGAAGGTGAAGAATAA
- the rplA gene encoding 50S ribosomal protein L1: MAKRISKNLKAARASFDRTIAYDLEQAIDLAKKTSYAKFDASIDLAFNLNLDVRKADQQLRGAVLLPNGTGKSVRVLVATNNPEKQKAAKEAGADIVLDGPALEQKIKEDDFDFDVMVADPTMMPLLGKYGKKLGPKGLMPNPKTGTVTPTPEKAVEELKKGKANYRTDKAGIVHSLIGKASMSNEALVENAKTLITLIKKLKPAAVKGTYMLNLTVSASMGPSVKIKLDK, translated from the coding sequence ATGGCTAAAAGAATCTCAAAAAACTTAAAAGCTGCTAGAGCTTCATTTGATAGAACAATTGCTTACGATTTAGAACAAGCAATTGATCTTGCTAAAAAAACTTCATACGCTAAATTTGATGCTTCTATTGATTTAGCTTTCAACTTAAACCTTGATGTTCGTAAAGCTGATCAACAATTGCGTGGAGCTGTATTATTACCAAATGGTACAGGTAAAAGCGTAAGAGTTTTAGTTGCTACAAACAACCCCGAAAAACAAAAAGCTGCTAAAGAAGCTGGGGCTGACATTGTTTTAGATGGACCAGCTTTAGAACAAAAAATTAAAGAAGACGACTTTGACTTTGATGTTATGGTTGCAGATCCTACAATGATGCCTTTATTAGGAAAATATGGTAAAAAATTAGGGCCTAAAGGTCTTATGCCAAACCCTAAAACAGGTACAGTTACTCCAACTCCTGAAAAAGCTGTTGAAGAACTTAAAAAAGGTAAAGCAAACTACCGTACAGATAAAGCAGGTATTGTTCACTCATTAATCGGGAAAGCAAGTATGTCTAACGAAGCTTTAGTAGAAAATGCTAAAACTTTAATTACACTTATTAAAAAATTAAAACCAGCTGCTGTTAAAGGAACATATATGCTTAACTTAACAGTTTCAGCATCAATGGGACCAAGTGTAAAAATTAAATTAGACAAATAA
- a CDS encoding nucleotidyltransferase — protein sequence MLFKNKKTKVGIVVEYNPFHNGHIYQLNWIKENIPNSKIIVAMSGKYSQRGEITCASYRQRKHIAKKYGVSGFVKLPVDISAQAAHIFASNAVLKLAKKGIKYLVFGSETNDIELFKEIALLIKNNKQEYNKLIKKYLKQKGNSFPRATNLALMELANKDISMPNDILGLEYVKTIVDNDLDIEPISIQRTIPFHSEDVESEFASASKLRQMLSNNQDISKYSPMKLKGIKPKNDIRNTYPKFQKIILNTPKEIIAQYKMISEGMENLFKKQINQPTYDDFIQACTSKRYTSSRIKRAYLFVLLRIKK from the coding sequence ATGCTTTTTAAAAATAAAAAAACAAAGGTTGGAATTGTTGTAGAATACAACCCTTTTCATAATGGTCATATTTATCAATTAAATTGAATTAAAGAAAATATTCCTAATAGTAAAATAATTGTTGCAATGTCTGGTAAATATTCCCAACGGGGAGAAATCACTTGTGCTTCATATAGACAAAGAAAACATATTGCAAAAAAATATGGAGTTAGTGGTTTTGTGAAATTACCAGTAGATATTAGTGCTCAAGCAGCTCATATTTTTGCTTCTAATGCAGTTTTAAAACTTGCTAAAAAAGGGATTAAGTATTTAGTTTTTGGTAGTGAAACTAATGATATAGAACTTTTTAAAGAGATAGCTCTCTTAATCAAAAACAATAAGCAAGAATATAATAAACTGATTAAAAAATATCTTAAACAAAAAGGTAATAGCTTTCCAAGAGCAACCAATTTAGCTTTGATGGAATTAGCAAATAAAGATATATCAATGCCAAATGATATTTTAGGTCTAGAATATGTTAAAACTATTGTTGATAATGATTTAGATATAGAACCTATTTCAATTCAAAGGACTATTCCATTTCATTCTGAAGATGTTGAAAGTGAATTTGCTAGTGCTTCAAAACTTAGACAAATGCTAAGCAACAATCAAGATATCTCTAAATATAGTCCAATGAAGCTTAAAGGTATTAAACCAAAGAACGATATTAGAAATACCTATCCTAAATTCCAAAAAATAATTTTAAATACTCCTAAAGAAATTATTGCACAATATAAAATGATTTCTGAAGGAATGGAAAATTTGTTTAAAAAACAAATTAACCAACCGACATACGATGATTTTATTCAAGCGTGTACTAGTAAAAGATATACATCATCAAGAATTAAAAGAGCTTATTTATTTGTTTTGTTAAGGATTAAAAAATAA
- the rpmF gene encoding 50S ribosomal protein L32, which yields MAIVPKRKTSKQRKHKRQSHSALDTPNLVNCSNCSKMIEQHVTCRFCGFYKGKKVLGYVALDDRINK from the coding sequence ATGGCTATTGTACCAAAGCGTAAAACTTCAAAACAACGTAAACACAAAAGACAATCACACAGTGCATTAGATACACCTAATCTTGTAAACTGTTCAAACTGTTCAAAAATGATTGAACAACATGTTACATGTAGATTTTGTGGTTTTTACAAAGGTAAAAAAGTTTTAGGATACGTTGCTTTAGACGACCGTATCAATAAATAA
- the ruvA gene encoding Holliday junction branch migration protein RuvA: MVLYRIGEIVYKNKNNIILESYSTGYAINIANESRFEVGQKIKLFLFEHQSEYSTQTYGFKEFKERLLFTDLIAIDKIGPRIAMNALDKGWEVIASYIVNEDVQQLSKISFISIKTAKLICVELKDKWTKLTSNMQISKKENLNSFKELSSTLETLGFKKKQIDLALSKIELNNDIDTMIEQSIKIIAESQSNAIRE, from the coding sequence ATGGTACTTTACAGAATCGGAGAAATAGTTTATAAAAACAAAAATAACATTATATTAGAATCTTATTCAACAGGATACGCTATAAATATAGCCAATGAATCACGTTTTGAAGTTGGTCAAAAAATTAAATTATTTTTATTTGAGCACCAAAGCGAATATTCAACACAAACTTATGGCTTTAAAGAATTCAAAGAAAGATTATTATTTACTGACCTAATTGCAATTGATAAAATAGGACCTAGAATAGCAATGAATGCTCTTGATAAAGGTTGAGAAGTAATTGCTAGTTATATTGTAAATGAAGATGTTCAACAATTAAGTAAAATCAGTTTTATTAGTATAAAAACAGCTAAATTAATTTGCGTTGAACTAAAAGATAAATGAACTAAATTAACATCAAATATGCAAATTAGTAAAAAAGAAAACTTAAATTCATTCAAAGAATTATCATCAACACTTGAAACTTTAGGATTTAAAAAGAAACAAATTGATTTAGCTTTATCAAAAATAGAATTAAACAATGATATTGACACTATGATTGAACAAAGCATTAAAATAATTGCAGAGAGTCAAAGCAATGCTATTAGAGAATAG
- the ruvB gene encoding Holliday junction branch migration DNA helicase RuvB: MLLENRPQNFHNFIGQKKLVLTLQAMIKSSIHRKVVLPHILLYGPPGMGKTTLATIIANESKQQIHYVQGSNIEKKADIINILSVINENDIVFIDEIHSINKNIVEFLYNAMEDFVFDLIIGVDGNSRAMRMKIKPFTLIGATTKLSEITQPLKDRFGYIGRLNSYSTEDIIKILINSAKVLKIPIENDYFNLIASYSRATPRLANHLLSRIYDFAISLNDSIINNKIIHKTFKLLDLYEYGLNKDHLEYLNILKGFKQKCVSLDTICGLISHTKETITNEIEPILLYLGLIQKNSRGRKINQNGIDYLSRQKYK, translated from the coding sequence ATGCTATTAGAGAATAGACCACAAAATTTTCATAATTTTATAGGTCAAAAGAAATTAGTTCTTACCTTACAAGCAATGATAAAAAGCTCAATTCATAGAAAGGTTGTTCTACCCCATATTTTACTTTATGGACCTCCTGGGATGGGTAAAACCACTTTAGCAACCATTATTGCTAATGAATCAAAACAACAAATACACTATGTTCAAGGTAGCAACATTGAAAAGAAAGCAGATATCATTAACATATTATCAGTAATTAATGAGAACGATATAGTGTTCATTGATGAAATACATAGTATTAATAAAAATATAGTGGAATTTTTATATAATGCTATGGAAGATTTTGTGTTTGATTTAATAATTGGTGTTGATGGTAATAGTAGAGCTATGAGAATGAAAATTAAACCTTTTACTTTAATAGGAGCAACCACTAAATTAAGTGAAATTACTCAACCCTTAAAAGATCGTTTTGGTTATATAGGTAGATTAAATAGTTATTCAACGGAAGATATTATTAAAATTTTGATTAATAGTGCTAAAGTTTTAAAAATACCAATAGAGAATGATTACTTTAATCTTATAGCTTCATATTCTCGAGCAACCCCTAGATTAGCAAATCATTTATTATCCAGAATTTATGACTTTGCAATTTCATTAAACGATTCAATAATTAATAACAAAATCATTCACAAGACTTTTAAGCTACTTGATTTATATGAATACGGCCTAAATAAAGATCATTTAGAATATTTAAATATCCTAAAAGGATTTAAACAAAAATGTGTCTCACTAGACACTATTTGTGGTTTAATTTCTCACACAAAAGAAACAATTACTAATGAAATTGAACCCATATTATTATATTTAGGATTAATTCAGAAAAATTCTAGAGGTAGAAAAATTAATCAAAATGGAATTGACTATTTATCAAGACAAAAATACAAATAA